One part of the Anaerolineae bacterium genome encodes these proteins:
- a CDS encoding Carbon monoxide dehydrogenase CooS subunit: MKGNGKYSEKILSRSIDPATHAMLARVEELGISTAWDRFEAMQPQCGFGELGLCCRNCNMGPCRISPFEEEGPKQGVCGATADIIVARNLLRMIAAGAAAHSDHGRDIAHTLLLTAQGKASGYQIKDEEKLKAVAKEYGIKIKDRTKEEIALDVARAAYGEFGKQEGPIQFTRRAPEKRLALWQQLGIEPRGIDREIVEIMHRTHIGVDNDAVNLILHGLRASIADGWGGSMIATELSDVLFGTPTPKKTEANLGVLKKDMVNIIVHGHEPVLSEMIVAASQDPEMIELAKKFGAKGIQVAGICCTGNEVLMRHGIPPAGNFLQQELAIATGAVEAMIVDVQCIFPALGTVAGCFHTKLISTSPKAKFPGATHIEFHEEHGYEIAKEIVRTAIENYRFRKPNMVQIPDEKSECMVGFSVEAIVAALGGSLNPLLDAIKSGAVRGIAGVVGCNNPKIQHDYGHINILKALIKENVLVVTTGCNAIAAAKAGLLLPEAAEMAGDGLKGVCKALGIPPVLHMGSCVDISRILTACAAIANALGVDISDLPVAGAAPEWMSEKAVSIGAYVVSSGIFTVLGTVPQVLGSPVVTQVLTQTAESVVGAMFAVEPDPFKAAALMVQHIDKKRSALGLPVPEAAVAA; encoded by the coding sequence ATGAAAGGAAATGGGAAGTACTCTGAGAAGATCTTATCTCGCAGTATTGACCCGGCTACGCACGCCATGCTGGCGCGGGTTGAGGAGCTAGGCATTTCGACTGCCTGGGATCGTTTCGAAGCCATGCAACCTCAGTGTGGATTCGGTGAACTGGGGCTCTGCTGCCGTAACTGCAATATGGGGCCCTGCCGCATCAGCCCCTTCGAGGAAGAAGGTCCCAAGCAGGGCGTGTGCGGTGCAACGGCAGATATTATCGTTGCCCGCAACCTGTTGAGGATGATTGCAGCCGGCGCAGCCGCGCACTCCGACCACGGGCGCGATATTGCCCACACCCTTTTGCTCACCGCCCAGGGCAAAGCCAGCGGTTACCAGATCAAGGACGAAGAAAAATTGAAAGCGGTTGCCAAAGAATATGGCATCAAGATCAAAGACCGCACCAAAGAGGAAATTGCTCTGGATGTCGCCAGAGCGGCTTATGGCGAGTTTGGCAAACAAGAGGGACCCATTCAATTTACGCGTCGTGCCCCCGAAAAGCGCCTTGCTCTCTGGCAGCAATTGGGCATCGAACCGCGTGGCATTGACCGGGAAATCGTGGAGATCATGCATCGCACCCATATCGGGGTTGATAATGATGCTGTCAATTTGATTCTGCATGGTTTGCGCGCCTCCATTGCCGATGGCTGGGGCGGCTCGATGATTGCCACCGAGTTATCCGATGTTTTGTTCGGAACACCTACGCCCAAAAAGACCGAAGCCAATTTGGGTGTCTTGAAGAAAGATATGGTCAATATCATTGTTCACGGGCATGAGCCGGTCCTCTCGGAGATGATTGTGGCTGCCTCCCAGGACCCTGAAATGATCGAACTGGCGAAAAAATTTGGCGCCAAGGGGATTCAGGTGGCTGGCATCTGCTGCACCGGCAATGAAGTTCTGATGCGCCATGGCATTCCGCCGGCGGGCAATTTCTTGCAACAGGAGCTTGCCATCGCGACCGGCGCGGTAGAGGCAATGATCGTAGATGTACAATGCATCTTTCCGGCTTTAGGAACGGTGGCGGGATGTTTCCACACCAAGCTGATCTCGACCTCGCCAAAGGCAAAGTTCCCGGGTGCGACCCATATTGAGTTCCATGAGGAGCATGGCTACGAAATTGCCAAGGAGATCGTGCGGACGGCAATCGAGAATTATCGCTTCCGCAAGCCGAACATGGTGCAGATTCCGGATGAAAAGTCCGAGTGCATGGTCGGCTTCAGCGTCGAGGCGATTGTGGCTGCTCTGGGTGGAAGCCTGAATCCGCTGCTGGATGCCATTAAGTCGGGGGCAGTGCGAGGAATCGCCGGCGTGGTCGGATGCAATAACCCCAAGATTCAGCACGATTACGGACACATTAACATCCTGAAAGCGTTGATCAAAGAAAATGTCCTGGTCGTGACCACCGGTTGCAATGCCATTGCGGCTGCCAAAGCCGGGCTGCTATTGCCTGAGGCGGCCGAGATGGCCGGCGATGGATTGAAAGGCGTTTGTAAAGCGCTGGGTATACCGCCGGTATTACATATGGGCTCCTGTGTGGATATCAGCCGCATCCTCACCGCCTGCGCGGCGATCGCCAATGCGCTGGGCGTGGACATCAGTGACCTGCCGGTGGCCGGCGCAGCTCCCGAGTGGATGAGCGAGAAGGCTGTCAGCATTGGCGCCTACGTGGTCTCCAGCGGTATCTTTACCGTCTTAGGGACGGTGCCGCAGGTGTTGGGAAGCCCTGTGGTGACGCAGGTATTGACCCAGACAGCCGAATCGGTGGTCGGAGCGATGTTTGCGGTAGAACCAGACCCGTTCAAGGCGGCAGCTTTGATGGTACAGCACATTGACAAGAAGCGCAGCGCGCTTGGCCTGCCCGTGCCGGAGGCTGCCGTAGCTGCGTAG
- a CDS encoding CO dehydrogenase iron-sulfur protein CooF — protein MTQLKGPFLEVNPDLCLGCHTCELACAVAHTRSQSLIGAVLSGEALTARNQVLQVADVRFPTQCRQCEDAPCVKVCPTGATFRTETYTAVNANRCIACGLCTMVCPFGAIHIATVKVNGHTKRAATKCDLCVDRPGGPACVEACPTKAIRLVIPREVIQSARRSTAERYLEAIRVQRELQK, from the coding sequence ATGACTCAGCTCAAAGGACCGTTTTTAGAGGTCAACCCCGACTTGTGTTTGGGGTGTCATACCTGCGAGCTTGCCTGCGCCGTGGCGCACACCCGCTCTCAATCGCTGATCGGGGCGGTCCTCAGCGGGGAAGCGCTGACTGCGCGCAATCAGGTGTTGCAGGTGGCAGATGTCCGTTTTCCTACCCAATGCCGGCAGTGCGAAGATGCACCCTGTGTCAAAGTCTGTCCGACCGGGGCAACCTTCCGCACCGAGACCTATACTGCCGTCAATGCCAACCGCTGTATCGCCTGCGGTCTGTGCACGATGGTTTGTCCGTTTGGAGCCATTCATATTGCCACGGTCAAGGTCAACGGGCATACCAAACGCGCCGCCACGAAATGCGACCTGTGCGTTGACCGCCCTGGCGGTCCAGCCTGTGTGGAAGCCTGCCCTACCAAAGCAATCCGTCTGGTCATCCCCAGGGAAGTGATTCAAAGCGCCCGGCGCAGCACAGCCGAACGGTATCTGGAAGCCATTCGCGTGCAACGAGAACTACAGAAATAA
- a CDS encoding Cytochrome c oxidase subunit CcoP, translating into MKRAESFSRLLIFLAVAFAGGIPAYFWQKTPLVHARMPEAGGWSPSILRAEAGKPFTLRLISDDVVHGFAIGKIEMESVDVLPGKVTELTLTINQPGTYTFYCTRWCGSNHWRMRGTIEVTGEPQETQPPSPPLYVLLNLDLDQPHPAPTIPAQKPSARRAEQWVKPSLLSEFLSPDTYRSHSPYQVFEDLASFSLSEKQRWDAVAYIWRSNTTPEALINGSRLYRQNCAACHGETGRGDGVFAGKILPSFSNSESMGEKHAVHSIPPDFTDPKPMLGASPALLQGKVLRGGMGTGMPMFGSIFTEEQIWDVIAYLYSFQFEYQHKNE; encoded by the coding sequence ATGAAACGCGCTGAGTCCTTCTCTCGTCTGTTGATCTTTCTTGCCGTTGCTTTTGCGGGCGGCATCCCCGCCTATTTCTGGCAAAAGACCCCGCTGGTTCACGCCCGAATGCCAGAGGCGGGCGGCTGGAGTCCGTCCATCCTTCGAGCAGAAGCGGGCAAACCGTTTACATTGAGGTTGATCTCGGATGATGTCGTGCATGGTTTCGCGATTGGCAAAATCGAAATGGAAAGTGTAGATGTTCTACCCGGCAAGGTGACTGAGCTGACGTTGACAATCAATCAACCAGGCACCTATACTTTCTACTGCACTCGCTGGTGTGGCTCGAATCACTGGCGGATGCGCGGTACGATAGAAGTAACGGGTGAGCCACAGGAGACACAGCCGCCATCGCCCCCTCTCTACGTGCTCCTCAACCTTGATCTCGATCAGCCCCACCCTGCTCCAACCATTCCTGCCCAAAAACCGTCTGCCAGGCGCGCCGAGCAGTGGGTGAAACCGTCCTTGCTGAGCGAGTTCCTTTCTCCCGATACCTATCGCTCTCACTCCCCTTATCAGGTTTTTGAAGATTTGGCTTCATTCTCCCTCTCGGAAAAACAACGCTGGGATGCAGTAGCTTACATTTGGCGATCGAATACGACACCAGAAGCGCTCATTAATGGTTCTCGCCTGTACAGACAGAATTGTGCAGCCTGTCATGGGGAGACAGGAAGGGGGGATGGCGTATTTGCGGGTAAAATCCTCCCTTCTTTTTCCAATTCCGAGTCTATGGGCGAGAAACACGCTGTCCATTCCATCCCTCCCGATTTCACCGACCCCAAACCCATGCTGGGAGCCAGCCCGGCGCTCTTGCAAGGGAAAGTCTTGCGGGGAGGGATGGGGACGGGTATGCCAATGTTTGGCTCGATCTTTACCGAAGAGCAGATCTGGGACGTGATCGCTTACCTGTACTCGTTCCAGTTTGAATACCAACATAAAAACGAATAA
- a CDS encoding nitrogen assimilation regulatory protein produces the protein MKLTSVPLLKFLLKSRYPQLVISSLLLAGTVFSIFTAFFGSPVGNSNFAVIFVWIVWWAMLILAIVPFLGRGWCAVCPIPLPGEWLQRGAVLGPPDQKPRWLGLRVPSIFRNIWLQNISFLFLALFSSALLTSPQMTGIVLTAMLVAALALSLVFERRAFCRYLCPVGGFIGLYSQAAPLELRAKDQKVCAQCKDKSCFRGSRLGYGCPWNVFPAGLSKNTYCGLCFECLRTCPNDNIAITLRPFGKDLWQPVRRLDEAFKVFIMLGSALVYTSVFLGPWGWLKDAVYNLGSSSFFIYSLAFLSLVFGILPALFVFGMLASKTDIPLKERFAWFSTTLIPLGLMFWVAFSLSFVLTNASYILSVASDPLALGWNLFGTAQTSWRPLLPSLLAPFQTLMLVIGFLWSASLARKIALPRGLTPIPIILYSFVVTLFMGWLLL, from the coding sequence ATGAAGCTTACTTCTGTTCCCCTGCTTAAGTTTCTTCTCAAAAGTCGCTATCCGCAACTGGTGATTTCCTCTCTGTTGCTGGCAGGTACCGTTTTTTCGATTTTTACTGCTTTCTTTGGCTCGCCGGTGGGGAATTCCAATTTTGCGGTCATCTTTGTGTGGATCGTCTGGTGGGCAATGTTGATCCTTGCCATTGTTCCTTTCCTCGGTCGAGGTTGGTGTGCAGTTTGCCCGATTCCCTTGCCGGGTGAATGGCTTCAACGAGGTGCAGTATTAGGGCCGCCGGATCAAAAGCCTCGCTGGCTTGGCTTGCGTGTGCCGTCGATATTCCGCAACATCTGGCTACAGAACATTTCCTTTCTTTTCCTTGCCCTCTTCAGCAGCGCTCTACTGACAAGCCCTCAAATGACGGGCATTGTGCTGACTGCCATGCTGGTTGCCGCCCTTGCTCTGAGTCTCGTGTTTGAGCGCCGCGCCTTTTGTCGCTACCTTTGCCCGGTGGGTGGGTTTATCGGTCTCTATTCTCAAGCTGCCCCGCTAGAATTACGCGCTAAAGATCAAAAAGTTTGTGCGCAGTGCAAAGACAAATCTTGCTTCAGGGGTTCGAGATTGGGTTACGGTTGCCCCTGGAATGTCTTCCCGGCTGGCTTGTCGAAAAACACCTATTGTGGTTTGTGTTTCGAATGCCTGCGAACCTGCCCGAACGACAACATCGCCATCACTCTCCGCCCCTTCGGCAAAGACTTATGGCAACCGGTTCGGCGTCTGGATGAGGCTTTCAAAGTGTTTATCATGCTGGGGTCAGCCCTTGTCTATACGAGTGTCTTCCTCGGTCCGTGGGGGTGGTTGAAGGATGCGGTCTATAACCTGGGTTCAAGTTCCTTTTTTATTTACTCTCTTGCCTTCTTGAGCCTGGTTTTCGGGATTCTTCCCGCTTTGTTTGTATTCGGGATGCTCGCCTCCAAAACCGATATTCCGCTCAAAGAGCGCTTTGCCTGGTTCAGCACAACCTTGATTCCGCTGGGTTTGATGTTCTGGGTTGCCTTCAGTTTGTCGTTTGTGTTGACCAATGCTTCCTACATTCTTTCCGTTGCCTCAGACCCCCTCGCTCTGGGCTGGAATCTTTTTGGGACGGCGCAGACAAGCTGGCGCCCCTTGCTTCCCTCTCTGCTCGCCCCCTTCCAGACCTTGATGCTGGTGATTGGTTTCCTCTGGTCGGCGAGCCTTGCGCGCAAAATTGCTCTTCCACGCGGTCTAACGCCTATACCCATCATCCTTTACAGTTTCGTGGTTACTCTTTTTATGGGTTGGCTTTTGCTATGA
- a CDS encoding Cytochrome c oxidase (B(O/a)3-type) chain II, whose product MIVLIVFTAFSGISQPGSPAEPLITIEARQFAYQPGEIRVRQGDRVTLRLVSTDVVHGLYLEGYDLSLQAEPGKTATLTFVADKPGSFRFRCNVSCGSMHPFMIGKLTVGANEWLYRFIFLLVAVFIPVVVSSARQKTQSLEPSV is encoded by the coding sequence ATGATCGTGCTGATTGTTTTTACAGCCTTCTCAGGCATTTCGCAACCTGGCTCGCCCGCCGAGCCTCTGATTACGATCGAAGCCAGGCAGTTTGCCTACCAGCCGGGTGAGATTCGCGTCCGGCAGGGCGATCGAGTGACGCTGCGTCTGGTAAGCACCGACGTGGTGCATGGCCTCTATCTGGAAGGTTATGATCTATCACTCCAGGCAGAACCGGGCAAAACTGCCACTTTGACGTTCGTGGCTGATAAACCGGGCTCTTTTCGCTTTCGATGTAATGTTTCGTGTGGTTCGATGCATCCCTTTATGATTGGCAAACTGACCGTTGGGGCAAATGAATGGCTGTATCGTTTCATCTTCCTTCTGGTGGCTGTCTTTATTCCTGTGGTAGTCTCCTCTGCTCGCCAAAAAACGCAATCGCTTGAGCCCTCCGTATGA
- a CDS encoding putative lipoprotein: protein MMSKGTPRLVWLIASLLIGLSLTACMPSSSTKSQLPVFPLGQLPAEIQAAPPIVREAYQFAAANPDILKEIPCYCGCGSIGHLSNYDCYVSEVNADGELIFDPHGLGCSICVDITRDVMRYLDEGKSLSEIQASIQVNYAKYGPPTTP from the coding sequence ATGATGTCTAAAGGTACCCCACGCCTTGTCTGGTTGATTGCCAGTCTGCTTATCGGATTATCCCTTACCGCTTGTATGCCATCTTCCTCCACCAAATCGCAACTGCCAGTATTTCCTTTGGGTCAATTGCCTGCCGAAATCCAGGCTGCCCCCCCGATCGTTCGAGAGGCTTATCAATTTGCTGCTGCCAACCCTGACATTCTCAAGGAAATCCCCTGTTATTGTGGCTGCGGAAGTATAGGTCATCTTTCGAATTACGACTGCTATGTTTCAGAGGTAAACGCTGATGGCGAGCTCATCTTCGATCCGCATGGATTGGGTTGTTCCATCTGTGTTGACATTACGCGGGACGTGATGCGCTACCTGGACGAAGGGAAATCTTTGTCAGAAATCCAGGCTTCAATTCAAGTGAATTATGCGAAATATGGCCCTCCAACGACGCCGTGA
- a CDS encoding RNA polymerase sigma factor RpoE: MDEETAIQQLKRGDLQGLEFLVLRYQIKALRVANLITRDLPLAEDVVQECFLRLIRTIHTFDCSRPFEPWFLRSVVHAASRAAQRTNRYVYAVSEAEEEWFETLFGNTPSAETEMEFSEIQQQVLDALQKLSPRQRAVLVQRYYLGWSEKEMVAELGVKPGTVKWLLNAARNRLRAILMKGGQDER; this comes from the coding sequence ATGGACGAAGAAACGGCAATTCAACAATTAAAGAGAGGCGACCTTCAAGGGCTGGAATTTCTGGTGCTCCGCTATCAGATAAAAGCCTTACGCGTTGCCAACCTGATCACCCGTGACCTGCCCCTGGCAGAAGATGTGGTTCAGGAGTGCTTCCTGCGTCTGATTCGCACCATCCACACCTTTGATTGCTCTCGTCCTTTCGAACCCTGGTTCCTGCGCAGTGTTGTCCATGCTGCCAGCCGGGCAGCGCAGAGAACGAATCGCTATGTTTACGCCGTAAGTGAGGCTGAAGAAGAATGGTTCGAGACTCTGTTTGGCAACACACCGTCTGCTGAAACAGAAATGGAGTTCTCGGAGATTCAACAACAGGTGTTGGATGCCTTGCAAAAGCTTTCGCCGCGTCAACGCGCGGTGCTGGTGCAGCGCTATTACCTGGGTTGGAGTGAAAAAGAGATGGTTGCCGAACTCGGCGTCAAGCCGGGCACTGTCAAGTGGCTGTTGAACGCCGCCCGCAACCGTTTGCGCGCCATCCTGATGAAAGGAGGGCAAGATGAACGCTGA
- a CDS encoding 4-hydroxybenzoate transporter: MAIDKKLARYRWFVVIIFFFFMLLHQTDKLMIGSLQLPVSETFGINDFQWGLINSGSLIVATILYPIWGYLYDRYARDKLLALASFIWGSTTWLSAIVRTYPAFLATRASTGIDDSSYPGLYSLIADYFGPHLRGKIYGILQLAQPLGYLLGMILALMVAPAIGGWRSVFYLTGSLGIVIAILIFFGVKDMPRGKAEPELVELADVGQFRFSWAEAREIFKKRTMWFVFLQGFFGVFPWNVITYFFFGYLMRERGYSNEEVLFTMAPVILILASGYFIGGALGDWLFKRTHKGRILVSSVGVIMGAIFLVLALTTPIEARGQFFVLMALTAVFMPFSSANVIATVFDVTAPEVRSTAQAVEYFIENSGAALAPALAGAVAVAIGLGRSILIICTSAWLLCFVIYIGALFTIDHDIHILRSQMADRAKALAGGS, from the coding sequence TTGGCGATAGACAAGAAGCTTGCGCGTTACCGCTGGTTTGTGGTTATCATTTTCTTCTTTTTTATGCTCCTGCACCAGACCGATAAGTTAATGATCGGCTCACTCCAGTTGCCGGTCAGCGAGACCTTTGGCATCAATGACTTCCAGTGGGGCTTGATCAACTCGGGCTCGCTGATCGTGGCGACCATTCTCTACCCCATCTGGGGCTACCTCTATGACCGCTATGCGCGCGATAAACTGCTCGCCCTGGCATCCTTCATCTGGGGCTCAACCACCTGGCTGAGCGCCATCGTGCGCACCTACCCGGCTTTTCTGGCGACCCGCGCCTCGACCGGCATTGATGACTCATCCTATCCGGGCTTATACAGCCTGATCGCCGATTACTTCGGGCCGCATCTGCGCGGCAAAATCTACGGCATCCTGCAACTGGCGCAACCGTTGGGCTACCTGTTGGGCATGATCCTTGCCCTGATGGTTGCCCCAGCCATCGGCGGCTGGCGTTCGGTCTTTTATCTGACCGGTTCGCTGGGTATCGTGATCGCCATCCTGATCTTCTTCGGGGTCAAAGATATGCCGCGCGGCAAAGCCGAACCCGAACTGGTTGAATTAGCCGATGTCGGTCAGTTCCGCTTTTCCTGGGCGGAAGCCCGAGAAATTTTCAAGAAACGGACGATGTGGTTTGTCTTCTTACAGGGCTTTTTCGGCGTTTTCCCCTGGAATGTGATTACCTACTTTTTCTTCGGCTACCTGATGCGCGAGCGGGGCTACAGCAATGAAGAAGTGCTTTTTACCATGGCGCCGGTCATTCTGATCCTGGCTTCGGGCTATTTCATCGGCGGCGCTTTAGGGGATTGGTTGTTCAAACGCACCCACAAAGGGCGCATCCTGGTCTCGTCGGTAGGCGTGATCATGGGGGCGATCTTCCTTGTCCTAGCACTGACCACCCCCATTGAGGCGCGCGGTCAGTTCTTTGTCCTGATGGCCTTGACGGCGGTGTTCATGCCCTTTTCTTCCGCCAATGTCATTGCGACGGTGTTCGACGTCACGGCTCCGGAAGTGCGCAGCACCGCCCAGGCGGTAGAATATTTTATCGAGAACAGCGGCGCCGCACTGGCGCCAGCCCTGGCCGGCGCGGTGGCGGTTGCGATCGGTTTAGGGCGTTCGATCCTGATTATCTGCACCAGCGCCTGGTTGTTGTGCTTTGTCATTTATATTGGAGCACTCTTCACCATCGATCACGACATCCACATCCTGCGCAGCCAGATGGCGGACCGCGCCAAAGCTCTGGCTGGTGGATCGTAA
- a CDS encoding DegV family protein: MVTITTDSTADLTPDLAQKRGIKVIPLSVTLNGKIYRDGLDLTTAQLFSLISQTRQLPTTTAPSVGEFVTFFASFPEVIHLSISAKLSASYQNAMLAAQELGNPHLCVLDTLNLSSGIAWLALKAADLRDQGCSLAEIEGELRAWIPKVRTAFVPETLEYLYKGGRCTAVQALMGSMLKILPIIHVQADGTLGVGEKARGRRQRALQTLLEGFERQLDKVDRGRIFVTHAACPQDAQYLAGEIQRLASPQELIINEAGCVISSHCGPGTIGIIYALK, from the coding sequence ATGGTAACCATTACCACCGATAGCACAGCCGACTTAACTCCTGATCTGGCTCAAAAACGGGGGATCAAGGTCATTCCCCTTTCGGTAACGCTCAACGGCAAAATTTATCGCGATGGGCTGGATCTCACCACAGCTCAACTTTTTTCTTTAATCAGCCAAACCCGGCAATTGCCGACCACCACTGCTCCTTCGGTGGGCGAGTTTGTGACCTTCTTCGCCTCGTTCCCGGAGGTCATCCATCTGAGCATTTCGGCGAAACTATCTGCCTCGTACCAAAACGCCATGCTGGCAGCTCAAGAGTTGGGCAACCCTCACCTCTGCGTTCTGGATACCCTCAACCTGTCCAGCGGCATCGCCTGGCTGGCGCTCAAAGCTGCCGATCTGCGCGACCAGGGTTGCTCGTTAGCAGAAATCGAAGGTGAACTGCGCGCCTGGATCCCCAAAGTGCGCACTGCCTTTGTTCCCGAGACGCTGGAATATCTCTACAAAGGAGGGCGCTGTACAGCGGTGCAGGCCTTGATGGGAAGCATGTTGAAGATCCTGCCGATCATTCATGTGCAGGCGGATGGCACGCTCGGCGTGGGAGAAAAAGCGCGCGGCAGGCGCCAGAGAGCCTTACAGACCTTGCTGGAAGGCTTTGAACGTCAGCTTGACAAGGTGGATCGGGGGCGTATCTTCGTCACCCATGCCGCCTGTCCACAAGACGCCCAATATCTGGCAGGTGAAATCCAACGTCTGGCAAGTCCGCAAGAGCTTATTATCAATGAAGCCGGCTGTGTGATCTCCAGCCACTGCGGACCTGGTACGATTGGGATCATTTATGCCTTGAAGTGA